The proteins below come from a single Cylindrospermopsis raciborskii Cr2010 genomic window:
- a CDS encoding 30S ribosomal protein S1 gives MVNQNLTAKEIGFTHEDFAALLDKYDYHFSPGDIVPGTVFSIEPRGALIDIGAKTAAYIPIQEMSINRVDAPEEVLQSNETREFFILTDENEDGQLTLSIRRIEYMRAWERVRQLQKEDATVRSDVFATNRGGALVRIEGLRGFIPGSHISTRKPKEELVGEQLPLKFLEVDEERNRLVLSHRRALVERKMNRLEVGEVVIGTVRGIKPYGAFIDIGGVSGLLHISEISQEHIDTPHSVFNVNDEVKVMIIDLDAERGRISLSTKQLEPEPGDMIKNRDLVYDKAEEMAAKYREQMLAKQQGIAVAPVEGAETAPVEELEVVAQTEIPPAIEVEEEIPVAVEE, from the coding sequence ATGGTCAATCAGAACTTAACCGCCAAAGAAATTGGATTTACTCACGAAGATTTCGCTGCTCTACTTGATAAGTACGATTATCACTTCAGCCCTGGTGATATTGTACCAGGTACAGTGTTTAGTATAGAGCCGCGTGGCGCTCTGATTGACATTGGTGCTAAAACAGCAGCATACATACCTATACAGGAAATGTCTATTAACCGGGTGGATGCCCCGGAAGAAGTCTTACAATCAAATGAAACGCGGGAATTTTTCATTCTCACTGATGAAAACGAAGATGGTCAGTTGACTCTGTCTATTCGTCGTATTGAATACATGAGAGCATGGGAAAGAGTGCGGCAATTACAGAAAGAAGATGCCACTGTCCGTTCTGATGTTTTTGCGACTAATCGTGGCGGTGCATTAGTACGAATCGAGGGACTCAGGGGTTTCATTCCAGGTTCCCATATTAGCACTCGCAAGCCCAAAGAAGAACTAGTAGGGGAACAATTGCCCTTAAAATTCCTAGAAGTGGATGAGGAGCGTAACCGCTTGGTCCTCTCCCATCGTCGGGCACTGGTTGAACGTAAGATGAACCGCTTGGAAGTGGGAGAGGTAGTAATTGGCACTGTTCGCGGCATCAAACCTTATGGTGCATTTATTGATATTGGTGGTGTAAGCGGATTACTGCACATTTCTGAAATCTCTCAGGAACATATAGATACGCCTCATAGTGTATTTAATGTAAATGACGAAGTTAAAGTCATGATCATTGATTTAGATGCTGAGAGAGGTCGTATTTCTCTATCTACCAAGCAATTGGAGCCTGAACCCGGGGACATGATTAAGAATCGTGATTTAGTCTATGACAAGGCTGAAGAAATGGCAGCTAAGTATAGGGAACAAATGTTAGCTAAACAGCAGGGTATTGCCGTTGCACCAGTGGAAGGAGCAGAAACCGCACCGGTGGAAGAACTAGAAGTAGTTGCCCAAACAGAAATTCCACCAGCAATT